GGCAGCAAGGGAAGTGGGAAAACACCTTGGCACGCGCCTGGCAGGAGAGCGAGGGAGTCAAGCGAGGCGAACATTCCAGCCGATGAGTTAAGGATGGATAATGTCCGGGGTGCGATCGGGTAGCAAGATGATGCGGGAGGGTGCGTGACAGCACGACGGCTCTTGCTGCTGGTCATGAGTCTGGTCGTCTTCGGACTGGCCTACGGTTCTTATGCGCATTTCTTCGGCTGGCTGGATGGTTTGCCGGTGCTGCCGGAGCGGTATTTGATACCCGCGCAGGGGGAATTCCGCTATCCGGAGCAACCCGTGACGCCGACTTTGGAACTCCTCAAGCAAGCCTTTGGCGAACACAGCCCGGAGGTGGAATCGCTCGGTTATCCCACGCGTCTGGCCTTCCGGCGGGGGGATACCACCTTAGTGGTCGCCTGCGGCCGGCCTCCCGCTCAGCCGGATTCCCACCGCGTGACGGTGGCACCCTTCAGCGCCGCCGTTTTTGGCAAACCGAAGCCGCCCCACCAACTCCAGCCAGGAGAGACGGTCGAGATTGCTACCTTCCACGCGGATAAAGCCGTGCTGGAATTCGATCGCATCATCCGGACTCCCACCGACATGAACGAGGCCCGCTTGGTTCGCCTGGAGTTGATCAGCGATCCGGAGGCGGCCGTCAGCCGCAGCGACCCGCGGGTGGGGATCGTGCACATGACGCATAACCAGCGTTCCCTGGACCCGAACCGCTGGCTGATTTTGCGGACGCCCGGTCCGGTCTTCTATCGCGACAATCGGGCGTCACCGAACATGCCCGTACTCGGTCCGGACATTTGGACGGATGCGCCGGTAGAGATTGTAGATCGTGCCAATCTGCCGCGCCGGGATGGAGGCCCTGTCGCTTATGCCTCGATGCCGGCTGCGGAGGTACGCCAGCCCAGCGTCGTCGCGGCCATTCTCGCCGGTGAGCGTTTGCCGCCGCCGACGGTCACGGCCGTGGGCCTGCGCGTCTATCTTCAGCCGCGCTCCTCAGAGGCCAGCGGCAAACCGAAAGCGCCCTCTTCCCCTGTATCACGCCCCGGTCCTTTCAGTGGCCTGCGGCGGGTGGAACTGCTGGAGCAAGTCCGGCTCCATCTCTGGATGGAAGCGGGCGGTGCGTCTCTACTCGGCATGCAACGCACACCCGCGGTTCCTGCCGAGAAGATACCGGCTGTCCTAGCCAGCGCCGGGGGACTCGTGGCGGGACACCAGCATCTGATCCACCATCACCGGGAATTGCTGCAAGTCGAAACCCGCGGTCCGTTCCTGTACGACGTGGAAAAGAACACAGCCCGGTTCGAGGTGCTGCCCCAAGTGGACCCCCATTTGCCCAACGATGTCCAAGTCACGCGCATTGCGCCGGCATCGGGCATCCAGAGTCTGTTCACTCAAGTGCTGGAATTGGAACTGGAGGGTGGCAAGCCCGCAGCTTCCCCTGCCGCTGCCGGCCCTGCGGTTCCGAGTGTCCCGCCACGAACCGCTCCGGCTTCCGCGCCGCCGTCCACCCATCGCCTGCGCCGCTTGCATGCTTGGACCTACACGCCAGGACGCATTCTCACCGTTTCCTCCGAGGCCGATCAGTTGCATGCGACGGGGATCGATCTGGTCCACGACGCCCAGCAGCAAAAAACGACTTTGACGGGCATTCCGCTCATCGCGGTCCAGCAGCGCCATGTGTTGACCGCCGGCGCGCCGCAAAAACCGGCCGAGTTGATCTGGGAGCCGGATGTCGGGTCGGTAGCGGCTTCCGGCAGCCCTCCTGCTCCTGCTGCCCCTCGGCCCTCCGTCAATAACCGGCGCCATCGTCTGACGGTGCGCGGTGCCGGACGCATCGAAATGCACGACCCAGAACGCGAAGGAACCGTTTCCGCCTCCTGGCAGGAGTCGTTGACCTACCAGGCCGATCCTGCGGCGGACGTACCCTCCGATGTCATCACCTTGACAGGTTCGGCGCGGTACGAAGACCCCGGCGCGGATTACCGCTTGCTGGCGAACCTCCTGCGCTTGTGGGTGAAGCGCTCCCGTGAGGCCCAGGCTGCCTCCGCACGTCCAGGACTTTCCGCGGACCGCCCGGCGGCCTCCGACACACCATCCGCCCCCGCCCTTCCTACGCGAATCCAGGCGTTGGGAAATGTATCGGCTCACTCCGCCGAGCTGATTATCGAGCACACCGATCACCTGAACGTGCTGATTCGGGATGACAGCCCGCCAGAAGAAACCACACGAGGACCGCGGAACCCCACGGTTCACGGACCGCCTTCACCGGGGCCGACCGCTTCCTCACGACCGGCGAGTCCACCGCAGCCGCCCGCAGGTGACAGGGGTAAAGCGGGAGATGCCTCAGCAGCAGCCCCACCGCAGACTCCGGGGCGAGCGGAAGAGACCCCGGCGCAATCCCCCCGGAAGCCGCCCCTGAAGCTCCGAGCACGAACGATCGATACCTGGCTGGCTCGTACTCCAGAACGGCTCCCCGCCTCTGGTACCAAAGGGCCTTCGCCGCTAGTTGCCCCGCCTGCCGCTTCCCCGCCGCAAAAAACGAGTGCGAATCCTCCCCTTGGGGCTGCATCCGAGAAAATCACCTACAAATACACCTTGGAACGTGCCCGATGCGAAGGCATGGTGTCCGTCCACCAGGACCCCGCTGATCCGTCCAAAGTCCGCGGAACTGACATTCGTGGCAGCCTCCTGCTCATCGACCACACCCCGGAAGGAAGCATTCTCACCCTCCACGGCTGGGACAATCGTCCCGGCGAGCTGCATCATGAAGGGACCTCCTTGATCGGTCCGTGGATCAAAATCGATCAGGTGCACAACCTCGCGGTCATTGAAGGCCGAGGCTCCATGGCGGTGCCTGCCACGACCGATCTGGCCGGCAATACGTTAAGCAAGACGGAACCGATTGTCATCCATTTCCGCGACGGGATGACTTTCAAAGGAGCGCTGCGAACGGCGGAGTTCTTTGGACGAGTAAGTGTCGCCCAAGGGGATTCCGGCCTGACCTGCCACACGATGCGGGTGATTTTTGATCGGCCCGTGTACTTTGCCACGCTGCGGTCCCCTAGCGAACGTTCCGAGAGCAGCCCAGCTCCCCGTCAGCCCAACGGCACATCCCCCCGGCCCGCCGCGCCGGATGCCTCTTCTTCTTCGCTCCCCGGCCCGCCGCAAGCCTCCTCATCCCAGCGGACGGCGGCTGAGGACAATCCCCGGATTGAAGCGGTGCACTGTTATCCTTCTCCCGCGGACACGGCGGAACATTTCCGGGAAACTCTGGTCTATTTCCACCAAGTGGAGCGGGATGCCGCCACGGGTCGCTTGCTCCGCCAGCAGCAACTGGAAGCTCAGGAACTGACCTTGCTGGCCCAAGCCCGCGATACCGAGCAGTCTGCGCCATATCGCTTCTTGGAAGCTCATGGTCCGGGCGTCGTGCGGATCTGGGGGCCGGGAGTCTCCGAAGTTGCTCCCTCTGGCGCTCCCGCTGGCTCGCCTTCCGCGCCGGCGGTGGAGATGCAGTTGACCATCGTGCAGTTTTCCCGGCGCATGATCGCCAAGGATAAAGGCCGGAACTACAAGGAAGCGACCTTTTATGACAACGTTCAGGTCGTGCACGTGCCCACGGAAAATCCCCATCTCGAAATCAAGCGTCCGGAACTGCCTCCGCGGGCTGTGCTCTTGACCTGCCAGAACAAACTTGTGGTTTGGACCTATCGCCGAGGGGAAGAACCGCCCCGGCAGCATATGCACGCCTATGGGAACGCCTATCTCCAAAGTGAGGAGTACGCCGGCTCAGCCGAAGTGATCAAAAACGAAGGCAAACTCGTCATCCTGGAAGGGTCAGGGGCCGCGCCGGCGACGATCCGGAAGCGATTCCGCGGCGATGAGCAAACGGCCCAGCGGATCATCTACGATCGCGCCACCCAGCAATTCACGGTGGAGGGGAGTCTCGGCGGTGCCATTCTCGCTCCGAGTTCTCCCGCCTCAAAAGGGACAGCACCGAGACCCCTTCCTCCTCGACTCCCTCCCCGCCCGTGACGGCAACCCAGGTTCCTTGAGACGAGGAGATGAGGAATCGGGTCAGCGTGTCCCTCAGTGGTCGGCCTTCTTCCGTTCTCCGCCCGGCGGATTGGCAGGGGTCAGGGTGCAGGGTTTGGCCATGATGGCAATGATGAGCGTCTCGCCGTTGCGGGTGCGGTAGGGAGTGACCACTGGAAAATACTTGTCACAGACACAGGTGTAAGAGAGTTGTTCGACACCGGGAGCAGACACGGTGAGTCGAACCCGGCCCCGCGCGTCCGGCGAGGTGTCGATTCGTACCTGCGCCTGTTGTTTTTCCACCAGGGTGAACAAACCCTGTTGCCCGACGGGTATCGATTGGGCTTCGACGGCGGCCAAGCGAAAACTCCGCAACTTCGGTTCCCGCTTGCGGACCTCGCGGGCCAACTCCTCCAGGGCCGGGTCTATGGGACCGGCGGCACTGCTGGCCAGGATCACCACCACCGTGACGCGAACAGGTCCGGCGGGACCCTCACCAGCCCCGAGCAACGACCAACACAAGCAGTACGCCGGAACAAACATCGATCATGCACTCATTCAACGCCCAGAAAGCCAGAGCACAGGCACGCTTCCTTCCGGATGGACCAGCGGAGGAACGCCAACCTGTCCGGCGGAATGGGTCACGAGGTCGATGACCTCGATGTCTTCCTGGCGGGCCAAGGTCATCGGTCCCTCCAGGGGCGGGCGGCCGATGGGCAGCCATCCTTCCCCCATGTTCGGGACGCGCTCCAGGAGGACCTCCGTTTCGCTGGCGAGCGGCAGGGGAGGAACCAGGGCCGTCTCCCGCGACGCGGAAGGTGGAGACGGCTCGGAAACCACCCCGTGGGACAGCAGTTCCTGTTTCTTCTCCGGCGGGGGATGACCGTCTGGGCCGCGCATCGGATTGGGGAACCCCCAAAGTCCAACGAGGAGTAGTCCCGCCGCCACAGTCCCGGCTCCTAGCGCAATGCCGGCGAATCGAAGCCGAAGGCGAGAACGCCGCCGAGGCGGAAGGACACTTGGAACCGGGGCGCACGCCTGTAGAATCCGTTGGGCAGC
This genomic interval from Thermogemmata fonticola contains the following:
- a CDS encoding anti-sigma factor → MNPDSPFRDACRRAYLAAYAEGQLEGAAREQVERWLAEHPQAWEEVQQQQALGHALREMMAATAPEDPPPAAWEAAAQRILQACAPVPSVLPPRRRSRLRLRFAGIALGAGTVAAGLLLVGLWGFPNPMRGPDGHPPPEKKQELLSHGVVSEPSPPSASRETALVPPLPLASETEVLLERVPNMGEGWLPIGRPPLEGPMTLARQEDIEVIDLVTHSAGQVGVPPLVHPEGSVPVLWLSGR